One region of Alphaproteobacteria bacterium LSUCC0719 genomic DNA includes:
- a CDS encoding tripartite tricarboxylate transporter TctB family protein encodes MNTELEDSEFPSLANRNKAVGAVLVFIGAYVTYKAFGYGLGDLSRLGAGALPFVLGILIALLGLLIAIINPDGEEAAPVIRWRPVVLILSALLAFALLVESAGLIVATGALVFISGMADPEHTWRSLLAIFVFLLGVVYVVFVRFLSIPFDMIGG; translated from the coding sequence ATGAATACCGAGCTTGAAGACAGCGAATTCCCAAGTTTGGCCAACAGGAATAAAGCCGTTGGGGCGGTTCTCGTCTTCATTGGCGCTTATGTCACCTACAAAGCCTTTGGATACGGTCTGGGTGACTTGTCGCGCCTTGGCGCAGGGGCGTTGCCCTTTGTGCTTGGAATTCTCATCGCTCTTTTGGGACTGCTGATAGCGATTATTAACCCAGACGGTGAAGAGGCGGCTCCAGTCATCAGGTGGCGGCCTGTTGTTCTGATCCTGAGCGCCCTCCTTGCATTCGCGCTGCTTGTCGAGTCGGCCGGACTCATCGTTGCAACAGGGGCGCTGGTCTTTATATCGGGCATGGCTGATCCAGAGCATACATGGCGCAGCCTTTTGGCAATCTTCGTTTTCCTGCTTGGCGTTGTATACGTTGTCTTTGTCCGGTTTCTGTCAATCCCATTTGATATGATTGGCGGTTAG
- a CDS encoding GntR family transcriptional regulator codes for MADNVQNQSLPLARAIEAQLVEDISIGLLEPGRRLDEAGLAQRFGASRTPVREALLRLAAQGILVEGERRGIRVAEYTREELSQIFEAMHEIEIACARIAASRLTLLSRHEIEAAQAECITAAEAGDRTGFLRANEAFHQTIYRATGNPFIAELASDFRRRTGPFRAKKFVVKQDLLAAAESHERLMRDIFSKDSTTASNGMMSYMTESLSKALAAN; via the coding sequence ATGGCTGATAATGTGCAGAACCAGAGTCTACCGCTTGCCCGAGCCATAGAGGCACAGCTTGTCGAAGATATTTCCATCGGGTTGCTTGAGCCAGGTCGCAGACTAGACGAAGCTGGTCTTGCCCAGAGGTTTGGAGCTTCACGCACGCCAGTTCGTGAGGCGCTCCTAAGGTTGGCTGCGCAAGGCATTCTGGTCGAGGGTGAAAGGCGTGGGATCCGTGTTGCTGAATATACGCGAGAGGAACTCAGTCAGATATTCGAGGCCATGCATGAGATTGAAATCGCCTGTGCCCGCATTGCAGCATCGCGCCTTACTCTGTTGTCGCGGCATGAAATAGAAGCGGCTCAGGCGGAATGCATAACGGCTGCCGAAGCCGGTGACCGAACAGGATTTCTGCGCGCCAACGAGGCTTTTCACCAGACGATTTACCGCGCGACCGGGAACCCTTTCATTGCTGAACTCGCCTCTGACTTTCGACGCCGAACTGGTCCGTTCCGGGCCAAGAAGTTCGTTGTGAAGCAGGACCTCCTCGCTGCCGCGGAATCTCATGAGCGCCTGATGCGAGATATTTTCAGCAAGGATTCGACGACGGCATCAAATGGCATGATGTCGTACATGACCGAGAGTCTCAGCAAAGCTCTCGCCGCGAACTGA
- a CDS encoding Tm-1-like ATP-binding domain-containing protein, translating to MSRSVLLIVAMETKKDSVSYIKDALLAHKLTVTIIDISLGSNGEVWDGERKLAAMDQSVADAVTRIGECTDDDGPIVLGVGGGTGSDMIVRVMKALPGKMSKVLVTTLPFDPRAAVAEDSIILVPSVVDIEGLNPSLRSVFDRTAGLVSGLANLSPSANPQPSVGLTTLGITGRAGVEISQKLIDAGHEVTAFHANGFGGAAFAKHAREGAFAAAIDMTVHEITRMVVAGTCVEMPDRFSATGQIPRIILPGGMNVIGLGGIDSIASHFLDRPHYRHSAHFTHVKMSSEEMHNAATALAAALNLGEAPTRVLMPMGGFSSEDRPNGAVEDAHLRAVAAETFEASAQKYEVVRISDHIFAPETAEKAVHLLLETL from the coding sequence ATGAGTAGGTCGGTTCTGTTGATTGTCGCAATGGAAACCAAGAAGGACTCGGTATCCTATATCAAGGATGCGCTGTTGGCGCACAAACTGACAGTAACCATAATCGATATCTCACTTGGTTCGAACGGAGAAGTCTGGGATGGCGAGCGCAAGCTGGCGGCCATGGACCAATCTGTTGCCGATGCGGTCACCCGGATTGGTGAATGTACAGATGATGATGGGCCGATTGTTCTGGGTGTTGGCGGCGGGACGGGAAGCGACATGATTGTACGGGTGATGAAAGCTCTGCCCGGCAAGATGTCGAAGGTGCTGGTGACAACCCTGCCTTTTGACCCTCGCGCAGCGGTGGCTGAAGATTCCATCATCCTTGTTCCCAGTGTCGTTGATATTGAAGGTTTGAACCCATCGTTACGGAGCGTTTTTGACAGGACTGCAGGTCTGGTCTCAGGCTTGGCCAATCTCTCACCATCTGCCAATCCACAACCATCGGTCGGGTTGACAACACTCGGCATAACAGGCAGGGCCGGGGTTGAAATTAGCCAAAAGCTGATTGACGCGGGCCATGAAGTGACCGCGTTTCATGCAAACGGATTCGGCGGTGCCGCCTTTGCCAAACACGCTCGCGAAGGTGCATTTGCTGCGGCAATCGACATGACAGTCCACGAGATCACCAGAATGGTCGTTGCTGGCACTTGCGTCGAAATGCCAGACAGATTCAGTGCCACCGGCCAGATTCCCCGCATCATTCTTCCCGGCGGCATGAATGTCATTGGCCTTGGTGGCATAGACAGCATTGCATCTCACTTTCTGGACAGACCCCATTATCGGCATTCCGCGCATTTCACGCATGTAAAAATGAGTTCTGAAGAAATGCACAACGCGGCCACCGCTTTGGCTGCCGCATTGAATTTGGGTGAAGCGCCGACACGTGTTCTGATGCCAATGGGCGGTTTTTCCAGTGAGGACCGACCAAATGGTGCTGTCGAGGATGCCCACCTTCGTGCGGTCGCAGCAGAGACCTTCGAGGCCAGCGCGCAAAAATACGAAGTTGTCAGAATTTCAGACCATATCTTTGCGCCAGAGACAGCTGAAAAGGCTGTGCATCTTTTATTGGAGACACTTTGA
- a CDS encoding tripartite tricarboxylate transporter permease, whose protein sequence is MDTISNLALGFQVLMTIETLGLCLFGVTVGMLIGVLPGIGSMAAISMLMPLTFYLEPSQALIMLSGIYYGAQYGNSITSILLNVPGTPSSAVTALDGYPLCKQGKAGPAIFITTAASFFGSCFAILCLTLFTPVIAELALSFGSIEYFSLMVFGLITASVVSPGSQLKGIAMVLLGLVLGLVGTDITTATFRFTFGFIELTDGITLVAVAMGVFGATEVITNLSRPKHLRAKAQNVGLRQLLPTGNDMRQAIKPMVRAAPIGTFLGVLPGAGATISAFVAYGVERRIARDRTRFGKGAIEGIAAPETANNAAAQGSFIPTLSLGIPGDGVMALMLGALLIHGVKPGPQLITENPEIFWGLLASFWVGNLMLVIMNIPMIGVWVRILKIPYRHLFPCILMLVSVGVYSVNNSAFDLMIVFVFTVLGFAMSLTKMSPAPMLLGIVLGVMMEDNLKRAMLLSRGDPMIFLERPISAVLLGLTLVVLLLPLVKMIRGHAKTE, encoded by the coding sequence ATGGATACAATTTCAAACCTTGCGCTTGGCTTTCAAGTCTTGATGACAATTGAGACACTCGGTCTCTGCCTGTTTGGAGTGACCGTAGGAATGCTTATCGGGGTGCTGCCCGGTATCGGTTCCATGGCTGCTATATCTATGCTGATGCCGCTGACTTTCTATCTTGAGCCAAGTCAGGCGCTCATCATGTTGTCAGGCATTTATTATGGCGCCCAATATGGCAACTCCATTACGTCAATTCTTTTGAATGTTCCGGGAACGCCGTCTTCGGCTGTCACCGCGTTGGACGGCTATCCGCTTTGCAAGCAGGGGAAGGCGGGGCCTGCAATCTTCATCACAACCGCCGCATCTTTCTTTGGAAGCTGCTTCGCTATTCTTTGCCTTACACTCTTTACCCCTGTGATTGCCGAACTTGCTCTGAGCTTTGGCTCCATTGAGTATTTTTCGCTAATGGTTTTCGGGCTGATTACCGCCTCTGTTGTGTCCCCAGGATCCCAGCTCAAGGGAATTGCGATGGTGCTTTTGGGGCTTGTCTTAGGGCTGGTGGGGACAGATATCACGACTGCAACCTTCCGATTTACCTTCGGTTTCATTGAATTGACAGATGGTATTACGCTTGTCGCCGTTGCGATGGGTGTTTTCGGGGCAACCGAGGTCATCACCAATCTCAGTCGCCCAAAACATCTGCGTGCCAAAGCCCAGAATGTCGGCCTTCGCCAACTTCTGCCAACAGGCAATGATATGCGACAAGCGATAAAGCCCATGGTTCGCGCAGCCCCAATCGGAACGTTTCTGGGTGTCCTGCCTGGCGCAGGGGCTACGATATCTGCGTTTGTCGCCTATGGGGTTGAAAGGCGCATCGCAAGAGATCGTACCCGGTTTGGCAAGGGTGCGATCGAAGGGATTGCAGCACCTGAAACAGCAAACAACGCCGCTGCTCAAGGATCCTTCATTCCGACGTTGTCGCTTGGCATACCGGGAGATGGGGTCATGGCCCTGATGTTGGGCGCTCTTCTTATCCACGGAGTTAAGCCTGGGCCACAGCTCATCACTGAAAATCCCGAAATCTTCTGGGGTTTGCTGGCAAGTTTCTGGGTTGGAAACCTGATGCTGGTGATAATGAACATTCCGATGATTGGGGTCTGGGTTCGGATATTGAAGATTCCCTATCGCCACCTTTTCCCCTGCATCCTGATGTTGGTCAGCGTTGGTGTATACAGCGTCAACAATAGTGCGTTTGATCTGATGATCGTGTTTGTTTTCACGGTTCTGGGCTTTGCAATGTCACTGACGAAAATGTCCCCCGCGCCAATGTTGCTGGGGATCGTGCTTGGCGTGATGATGGAGGACAATCTAAAGCGGGCAATGCTCTTGTCGCGTGGCGACCCGATGATCTTTCTGGAACGCCCCATCAGTGCTGTCCTTCTTGGACTGACACTGGTTGTGCTTTTGCTGCCGCTGGTAAAGATGATCCGCGGACACGCAAAGACGGAATGA
- a CDS encoding sulfatase-like hydrolase/transferase — MDDRQPNILLVIADQWSASRLGCAGHPTVQTPTLDQIARNGIRFTRAYSECPICIPARRTLMTGTTPRTHGDRVFRKSQPMPSLPTLAGCFREAGYQAFCVGKLHVFPERDRIGFDDVLLSEEGRPHLAIDDYSLYLSDHGFTGSAFAHGLPNNSYIHRPWHLPEHCHVTNWATQAMCRVIKRRDPTRPAFWTLSYEAPHPPLAPLAAYMEHYRQFDMEPPLEAPWSDDRKRLPHALQALLNYYPRFDGPALQEIKRAYYALCTHLDHQLRVVLGTLREERELDNTIILFCSDHGEMLGDLGLFAKRTFYEGSAGIPMILMGLPGDGRIEPGTCDDRLVGLQDVMPTLLDLAGIDVPESCDGLSMTGERRRELLYGEVLENNSASRMMHDGRYKLIWYPAGNFIQLFDLELDPQESRNIADLAEMKPVRDRLERALFESCYGKDVEEEWVKDDRLAGFDPGPYKPKTDRTFSAQRGVHYPQPPSGTVPDEVGFPE; from the coding sequence ATGGATGACCGCCAGCCGAACATACTGCTCGTAATTGCCGATCAATGGTCGGCGAGTCGCCTTGGATGCGCTGGTCATCCTACCGTGCAAACGCCAACTCTGGATCAGATCGCCCGCAATGGTATCAGATTCACCCGAGCTTACAGTGAATGCCCGATATGTATACCGGCCCGCAGGACGCTGATGACCGGAACGACACCACGAACACACGGAGACCGCGTGTTTCGGAAATCACAGCCAATGCCAAGCCTTCCCACCTTGGCGGGGTGTTTTCGCGAAGCGGGCTATCAAGCCTTTTGTGTGGGAAAACTTCATGTATTCCCGGAACGTGACCGAATTGGTTTCGATGATGTGCTCTTGTCAGAAGAGGGACGACCACATCTGGCCATAGACGATTATTCGCTTTACCTTTCAGATCATGGGTTTACAGGCTCTGCCTTTGCGCACGGGCTGCCGAATAACAGCTATATTCATCGTCCTTGGCACCTGCCTGAACATTGCCATGTTACGAACTGGGCAACGCAGGCCATGTGCCGCGTAATCAAACGGCGTGACCCGACACGACCCGCCTTTTGGACCCTCTCATACGAAGCACCGCATCCACCGCTTGCGCCATTGGCTGCATATATGGAGCATTACCGACAATTCGACATGGAACCACCACTTGAGGCGCCGTGGAGTGATGATCGGAAAAGGCTGCCCCACGCACTTCAGGCACTCCTCAACTATTACCCGCGTTTCGATGGTCCTGCGCTTCAGGAAATAAAACGGGCCTACTATGCGCTTTGCACACATTTGGACCATCAACTGCGTGTCGTTCTTGGCACCCTTCGTGAGGAACGGGAACTCGACAACACGATCATCCTTTTCTGCAGTGACCATGGAGAGATGCTGGGAGATCTTGGGTTATTTGCAAAGCGCACCTTCTACGAGGGTTCGGCGGGTATCCCCATGATACTCATGGGACTGCCAGGTGATGGCCGCATCGAGCCCGGCACATGTGATGACCGGCTGGTAGGGTTGCAAGACGTTATGCCGACCCTGCTGGATCTTGCCGGCATTGATGTGCCGGAGAGCTGTGACGGTCTTTCCATGACCGGAGAAAGGCGTCGAGAGCTGCTTTATGGCGAGGTTCTGGAGAACAACAGCGCCTCCCGGATGATGCATGATGGCCGTTACAAGCTTATCTGGTATCCGGCAGGCAATTTCATACAGCTGTTTGACCTTGAGTTGGATCCGCAGGAGTCAAGAAATATTGCCGATCTTGCCGAAATGAAGCCGGTGAGAGATCGCTTGGAAAGAGCGCTCTTTGAGTCCTGCTATGGCAAGGATGTTGAAGAAGAATGGGTGAAGGATGATCGGCTCGCAGGATTTGATCCCGGTCCCTATAAACCGAAGACCGATCGCACTTTTTCGGCGCAGCGCGGGGTGCATTATCCGCAGCCACCGTCAGGGACTGTGCCCGACGAAGTTGGGTTTCCAGAGTAG
- a CDS encoding Bug family tripartite tricarboxylate transporter substrate binding protein has product MGLLTIWGRALATVAVAISVNATVVMNPAMAGFPEKPITMVLGSTPGSAPDTLGRIVAERMANVLGQPVVVENKQGANGSIAATQVAQADPDGYTLMLMTAVHSITPTTRNDLKYDFEKDFRGVGMMASVPLLFVVNNDLGTTDMEAFVNRAKAGDIFYSVPGIGGIQHLATEEFSKRAGIQMTVVPYRGGGNATKAVIANEVQLFFAGIPPALPHAKSGALTALGISTPERSPAVPNVPTMIELGYEGLTADNWHALYVRSDTPDEIVKILADALSEVLQMPETGKLFLNVGATPWIKGPDEQTAFGHNEVKRWRSVIEAAGLTF; this is encoded by the coding sequence ATGGGGTTGTTAACTATTTGGGGCAGGGCCTTGGCCACAGTTGCTGTCGCAATCAGTGTAAATGCGACAGTTGTAATGAATCCGGCGATGGCCGGATTTCCAGAAAAACCAATTACTATGGTCCTCGGATCAACGCCAGGATCAGCGCCCGATACGCTGGGCCGCATCGTCGCCGAGCGAATGGCAAATGTTCTTGGTCAACCGGTAGTGGTTGAAAACAAGCAAGGTGCAAACGGTTCTATCGCCGCAACGCAGGTTGCTCAGGCAGATCCGGACGGGTACACATTGATGCTGATGACGGCAGTGCATTCGATCACTCCGACAACGCGCAACGATCTCAAATATGACTTCGAAAAGGATTTTCGCGGAGTTGGCATGATGGCTTCCGTGCCTCTCCTTTTCGTTGTGAACAATGACCTGGGCACCACTGACATGGAAGCCTTTGTCAATCGGGCGAAAGCCGGTGATATTTTCTACTCCGTTCCTGGCATCGGCGGAATTCAACATCTTGCGACTGAAGAATTTTCCAAGCGTGCCGGTATCCAGATGACAGTTGTTCCCTATCGCGGCGGCGGGAACGCTACGAAGGCTGTCATTGCAAATGAGGTGCAGCTGTTTTTCGCTGGTATTCCGCCCGCACTTCCGCATGCAAAGTCTGGAGCGCTCACTGCACTTGGCATCTCGACGCCAGAGCGATCGCCGGCTGTGCCGAACGTGCCCACAATGATCGAGCTGGGCTATGAAGGGTTGACTGCCGACAATTGGCACGCGCTTTACGTCCGTTCGGATACACCAGATGAAATTGTCAAAATACTTGCCGATGCTCTTTCAGAGGTGCTGCAAATGCCTGAGACAGGGAAGCTCTTCCTTAATGTGGGGGCCACGCCCTGGATAAAGGGACCCGATGAGCAGACTGCCTTTGGGCATAACGAAGTCAAGCGTTGGCGAAGTGTTATTGAAGCCGCTGGTTTGACCTTCTAA
- a CDS encoding class II aldolase/adducin family protein produces MIDQDEIFEKKSDLIAIGRRCFQQGLQTNAGGNLSVRIASAEAIVIKPSGVGFNECTHENLQIVHLDGTIEASDYKPSKDLGFHLDLYRIRDDINAVVHCHSPWATGYASAGLEIPCLTVQTIEKIGRMPLIPLSGKGGPQTEVEISPVFRDKRVVAAVLANHGTIGVGSTLMKAQYLAEIIEETAHIAFVRDTLLAAHGAPKPAAPKFGTAIEAAAG; encoded by the coding sequence ATGATTGATCAGGATGAGATTTTCGAGAAAAAGAGTGATTTGATAGCTATCGGCAGACGCTGTTTCCAGCAAGGCCTTCAAACCAATGCTGGCGGCAATCTGTCTGTTCGGATTGCGAGCGCAGAGGCAATTGTCATCAAACCCTCGGGCGTCGGCTTCAATGAATGTACCCATGAAAATCTGCAGATCGTTCATCTTGATGGAACGATCGAGGCATCGGACTACAAACCCTCCAAGGATCTTGGCTTCCATCTCGATCTATACCGTATACGCGACGATATAAACGCCGTTGTGCATTGTCACAGCCCCTGGGCAACGGGCTATGCGAGCGCTGGCCTGGAAATTCCATGTTTGACAGTGCAAACAATCGAAAAGATCGGTCGAATGCCTCTGATCCCACTCTCTGGCAAGGGCGGGCCGCAGACCGAGGTTGAGATCAGCCCGGTATTCCGCGACAAGCGTGTTGTAGCTGCCGTTCTGGCGAACCACGGCACGATTGGCGTTGGGTCAACATTGATGAAGGCCCAATATCTGGCAGAAATTATCGAGGAAACGGCTCATATTGCATTTGTGCGAGACACTCTTTTGGCCGCACATGGCGCACCAAAACCGGCCGCACCAAAATTCGGCACTGCGATAGAGGCAGCGGCAGGCTAA
- a CDS encoding sulfatase translates to MRTVFVIFDSLNRLALECYGGTNITPNFARLASRGVTFDTHYVGSLPCMPARREMHTGRHNFLHRSWGPLEPFDVSFAEELQKNGTYTHLISDHYHYWSDGGATYHSRFSSWEFLRGQAWDPFSALVEPPAGMTSRYHPMQQERHQGMVNREFIHSETDYSLVGCFDRAFRFLDANRQSDKWFMQLECFDPHEPFMAPDRFKSLYPSDYDGPILDWPLYKRVDESPEEINELRANYAALLTMCDWYLGKLLDYFDEHDLWQDTSLVVTTDHGFLLGEHDWWAKSRMPFFEEVSHIPLIVYHPDFADQAGERRSALTQTIDLMPTFLDIHGCAIPETVEGVSLLPLLGGDQKIRDAGIFGRFGAATNITDGRYTYFRYPEDMENQDLWEYTLMPTHQKGLFADVEFEGATLVKPFTFLGDFPVMRLPAGRALVKGQGARIEDAVTVLYDLESDPKQLSPINDPITEERLIAEMIAIMQRTEAPPEAYARLGFDTPGERLRR, encoded by the coding sequence ATGCGGACGGTATTTGTAATCTTTGATTCGCTCAATCGGCTCGCGTTGGAATGTTACGGTGGCACGAACATCACACCCAATTTTGCCCGCCTGGCAAGTCGTGGTGTGACTTTTGATACCCACTATGTCGGCAGTTTGCCTTGTATGCCGGCGCGTCGTGAAATGCACACCGGCAGACACAATTTCCTGCATCGCTCCTGGGGTCCACTGGAACCATTCGATGTGTCCTTCGCCGAAGAGTTGCAGAAGAACGGAACCTACACCCATCTGATTTCTGACCACTATCACTACTGGAGTGATGGCGGGGCCACCTACCATAGCCGGTTTTCAAGCTGGGAGTTTCTGCGCGGACAGGCCTGGGATCCCTTTTCGGCGCTGGTTGAACCGCCTGCTGGCATGACTTCACGCTATCATCCGATGCAGCAGGAAAGACATCAGGGGATGGTCAATCGTGAATTCATCCATTCGGAGACCGATTATTCTCTTGTCGGTTGCTTTGACCGGGCATTCCGCTTCCTCGATGCCAACCGACAATCCGATAAATGGTTCATGCAACTCGAATGCTTCGACCCGCATGAACCATTTATGGCACCAGACAGGTTCAAATCGCTTTACCCCTCTGACTATGATGGTCCGATACTGGATTGGCCTCTTTACAAAAGGGTTGATGAAAGCCCTGAGGAAATCAACGAACTCAGGGCAAACTACGCAGCACTCCTGACCATGTGTGACTGGTACCTCGGCAAGTTGCTCGACTATTTCGACGAACACGATCTCTGGCAGGACACGAGCCTTGTTGTGACAACGGATCATGGCTTTCTGCTTGGCGAGCATGACTGGTGGGCCAAGAGCCGAATGCCGTTCTTTGAAGAAGTAAGCCACATTCCTCTGATTGTATATCACCCAGATTTTGCGGATCAGGCAGGTGAACGACGGAGCGCCCTAACCCAGACGATCGATCTGATGCCAACTTTTCTTGATATTCACGGCTGCGCAATACCTGAAACCGTTGAAGGTGTGTCTCTGCTACCGCTGCTTGGTGGCGACCAAAAGATACGCGACGCCGGGATTTTTGGACGGTTCGGCGCAGCGACAAATATCACTGACGGGCGATATACCTACTTCCGATATCCGGAGGACATGGAAAATCAGGATCTTTGGGAATACACACTGATGCCGACGCATCAGAAAGGGCTGTTTGCCGATGTCGAATTTGAGGGTGCCACGCTGGTCAAGCCTTTCACCTTCCTCGGCGACTTTCCGGTTATGCGCCTGCCAGCGGGGCGCGCGCTTGTCAAAGGTCAAGGCGCCCGTATCGAGGATGCTGTCACCGTTCTTTATGATCTGGAAAGTGACCCCAAACAGCTGAGTCCAATCAACGATCCCATCACCGAAGAGCGGCTGATAGCAGAAATGATTGCAATCATGCAGCGAACCGAGGCGCCGCCAGAAGCCTATGCGCGGCTTGGCTTTGACACACCTGGAGAAAGGCTTCGCAGATGA
- a CDS encoding sulfatase-like hydrolase/transferase → MTAHNLLIIMVDEMAAQAVGAYGNRIVKTPNIDRLAARGVRFTNAYASSPICVPARAAFATGRYPHQTGYWDNVFAYDGRVRGWGHRLQEEGHRFTTIGKLHYKDSESDTGIDEQILPMHIYGGGDVFGLEREQPPARPQSASVAAEVMAGDSQYTRYDKKICALTEEWFRSRVADQGDKPWVCFTSFIAPHFPFTVPQEYIDLYNLAEVTLASKPLTNKPSIAPWWELLRFGYNFDDFFENDEHRRLALLHYYALSSFADENVGRVLMALEASGQADDTVVLFLSDHGDNMGSRGLWGKSTMYEESVRVPLILAGPHIAQGVECDTPVGLIDAYQTVLDIVGVDFTDEDKALPGRSLRSIAGEPYDSERQVFSEYHASCARTGLMMLRQGRFKFIHYTGFGSELFDLEADPQELNDLADDPAFADILAKFERDLRAIVDPEETDKRAKADQRRRLEELGGMASIVAAGGVTHTPPPGEEGQRI, encoded by the coding sequence ATGACAGCTCACAATCTGCTGATAATTATGGTTGATGAAATGGCGGCTCAGGCGGTGGGTGCCTATGGAAACCGGATCGTGAAGACGCCAAACATTGACCGTCTTGCCGCCAGGGGTGTGCGTTTCACGAATGCCTATGCCAGTTCGCCAATCTGCGTGCCGGCGCGGGCCGCATTTGCCACGGGGCGATATCCGCATCAGACTGGATATTGGGACAACGTATTTGCCTATGATGGTAGGGTACGAGGCTGGGGGCATCGCCTGCAGGAAGAGGGGCACCGCTTCACAACAATCGGCAAGCTGCACTACAAGGACAGCGAGTCTGACACCGGTATCGACGAGCAAATCCTGCCGATGCACATCTATGGTGGAGGCGATGTCTTCGGTCTGGAGCGCGAACAACCTCCCGCGCGACCACAGAGCGCCTCAGTAGCGGCTGAAGTCATGGCGGGCGACAGCCAATATACACGTTATGACAAGAAAATATGTGCTCTGACAGAAGAGTGGTTCCGTTCAAGGGTTGCGGATCAGGGTGACAAGCCCTGGGTCTGTTTTACGTCCTTTATTGCCCCTCATTTTCCTTTCACTGTGCCGCAAGAATATATTGATCTCTACAATTTGGCCGAGGTCACGCTGGCTTCAAAGCCGCTCACAAACAAACCGTCGATAGCGCCCTGGTGGGAGTTGCTCAGGTTTGGGTATAATTTTGATGATTTTTTTGAGAACGACGAGCATCGTCGTCTCGCTCTCTTGCATTATTACGCTTTGTCGAGTTTTGCTGATGAAAATGTTGGGCGTGTGTTGATGGCCCTGGAGGCGAGCGGGCAAGCTGACGACACTGTTGTACTGTTTCTGTCAGATCACGGAGACAACATGGGCTCGCGGGGTCTTTGGGGCAAATCGACCATGTATGAGGAGTCGGTTCGAGTCCCCCTAATTCTTGCTGGGCCGCATATTGCACAAGGTGTGGAATGCGACACCCCGGTTGGTTTGATAGACGCATATCAGACTGTTCTCGATATTGTTGGCGTTGATTTCACTGATGAGGACAAAGCCTTGCCGGGTCGATCATTGCGTTCAATTGCCGGTGAACCTTACGATAGCGAGCGTCAGGTCTTCTCCGAATATCACGCTTCCTGCGCCAGAACTGGATTGATGATGCTTCGGCAGGGACGTTTCAAGTTCATTCACTACACAGGCTTCGGCTCTGAACTTTTCGATCTGGAAGCCGACCCTCAGGAACTAAATGATCTGGCTGATGATCCTGCATTTGCCGATATTCTTGCAAAGTTCGAACGAGATCTTCGCGCAATTGTTGATCCAGAGGAAACAGACAAACGGGCAAAGGCCGATCAGCGGCGCCGGCTTGAAGAGCTTGGAGGCATGGCTTCGATCGTCGCAGCAGGCGGGGTCACACATACGCCCCCCCCCGGCGAGGAAGGCCAGCGCATTTGA